A segment of the Desulfurococcus mucosus DSM 2162 genome:
GGATACCGTATCCTGCCACGGGAGTACCCAGCAACGTCGCCTCCAACACCGCGTATGAGTATGAATCCTCATGGCTCGGGTAAAGCATTAGCATGGCCCTTCTAACAAGCCTCAACCGCTCCTTCCTGCTAATATAGCCTGTGAATAATACCTTCTCTCGGATACCCAGCTTCTCCGCAAAGGCTAATACCCTGGCCTTGTTCTGCCGTCCAATGTATCCTGTGAACACAAGCTTCAAGTCACTGAGCTCCCTAACTAGTTTACTGAACGCGAGTATGCCTTCAATTAAGCCCTTGCTTGGGATCGGCCTCCCTCCAAATACTACTATACCCTTCCTCTCCTTCACCGTGTCCCTTATACTCTTTATCAGGGCTTCATCCTCGGGATCCAGGGATACACCGGGATCAAGATAGCTTACGTAGCCGGCTCCGCCCATGTCCATGGGTATGGATTTGGAAACAGCCAGTATACATCCCTTCCTCTTCACCACCTCCTCTATGTACCTCTTGTTCTCCTTCATGCAGAGCTCTAGGGCGGTCTTGCTGAGAGAAAAGAGGGAAGGATAGAGCTCCCTGTACAAGTATTTGTAGAATAGCTTGTGGGAGTGAAGTATATGTATCCAACGCCTCCTCTCATAGAAAGGCGGTAGTTGAAGGAACACGCCTACAGGCGTACCATACATGGTTGAAAACCTCAGGGCTAAGCTTATCGCGTCAAAACCCTCATGGTAGCTGACTACTATTAGTGGCTTGAGATGCTTGTCGCTGAAGAACCTTATGCCCGTTGACACTCTATGAAGCAGTGGCGATAGGGCTGTGAGCAATAGGTATTTTCTATTCACTATTGATGGAAGATAACTGGCTGCAAGCGGGTGGACGCCGTTCCTCATAAGATTTGATACCCCTTTAACAGATGATTCGAGAGCAATCAAATCCGGGATGGAAGCCCAGGGCACTATGAAGTATGTTCTCAACCCCTTTCTCGCAAAGTATAGTAGTCCCCGCTGAGCCCTGTACGATCCCCCGCCTCCGGAGCCAAATGGATTCGCAATGAACAGTATTTCACGATCCTTCGCCGACATACGTGGATCCACCTCCCAGACCATGTATTTCCTTGGAGAACAATTCATCGAACACCCGGGAATCATAGCTGATGCTCCTGTGCCTTGAGAGCTCATGGTACTTTGTCCACAGGGATGAGTCGTGGAGGATTAAATATATCGACTCGGAGAGCTCCTCGATAGAGGAGTAGCCAAGCCCGTAGTAGCCGCCTCCCAGGATGTCCCTGTAGCTGCCGCTCTCCCTGTTAACGATGACTGGGGCTCCGGCAGCCATTGCCTCCACCACAGCGATCCCGAAGTGTTCCCCGATGGCGGCGTGGACGAGGGCTTTGGATGAGCAAAGGGTCTCCGCGAGTGTTCTCCTAGGGGCGTTGAAGTATACTTCGAGCCTTACGTTATGTTTTGAAGCCAGCTTCCTCAGGTATGCTAGGTAGCCCAGGTTCCCCCTGGTTAATGCGCCGATGACCCTGACAACGGGTTTATCGTCAAGCATGCCTACCGCCTTGATAACATCGTCGTGCCTTTTCTCGCTGCTTATCCTGCCAACCATCACTATACTGTTATCTCTCTCATTGAAGCCCTTCCTCCCGCACTCGAGGAGATCCTCTATGTGGACAGGGGGGTACACTACCCGTGCTTTCACGCCGTAGAGCTCCCTCAGGAGATCCCTCGTGTACTCTGAGTTAACCATGACGAGGTCGGCGTGCTGGAAAGGGTTCTCCGGTAATGTTGATTCAAGTACCTTAAGGTACGTCGCCCAATACGTTCTCCAAAACATGGATGAGAAATACTTCCTAGAGTAGGATAATGCATCACGACAGTAGAGTGAGAGAACCCTGCTCCCGGTGCGACTACAGTTACGTGTTGCAAGATAGAGGCTGTGCGGGAAGTGAATATACTTGACCAGCTTGAACCCCATTCTCTCCTTTAAACCGTCAATAACTCTTGAACCCTCGCTGTCTATGAAGACCAGGCAGGGCCTGTGAAGCCGTATCGCTTTCTCAACAGCCTTGCTGGCCAGGTGCACCTGATACAGGCCGAGTGCTTGAGGAAACCATGGCAGTAAATAGTTGAACTCCATACAACCCGTCGCTGAGACGTCGACTGGTAGGTGCCGTAGTTCCACATGGGTGAGGCCGGCGAGCACGACGCTGTAGCCCATGTTGCAGAGAACCCTAGATGCCTCTGCTTTAACTAGCTCGGCACCGCCTACGATGGTTGTAAAGGGGCCAACCACAGCTTTAACTCTCTTAGTCACGGTGCCCCCACCATGGGAACAAGGCTTTTTCACGCAGCCACACTGTCAACATGTCGCAGGCCCCTCCAGCCTTAAAGCTTATTCCTCCAGAGGGCTCGCGGGCTCCCTGCTTTCAAAGGGCTGGAAGCCTGGTTTGTGAGACTACATTAGTGGATGAGGGTAATAAAAGAGGGGGAGAAAGCAAACTGGTGGTATATGGGATGCTTCATCCTAGCGGAGTGCATCTAGTGGAGTATAGGTTTTCGCAGGGTAGAAGGGTAGTATATGCCTAGTGGTCTTCGGCGCGTAGACCCCTCCGTTCCTCACATATCTCATCACGTCTTCTTTCGTGAGGGATTTACGTATGAAGAGGTAGTGAAGCCAGCCGGACTTAAGGTCCTCCAGTGCCTCTGAAAGCTCCCCGTAGTATACCAGTGTGAAAAGCCCCTTCATGTTGAGCTCGTTCAGTACTTGCGACACTATCTTCTGCCCTTCAACGCCTCCACTTATAGCTCTACACAGGTCTCTCCCGAGCACTATGAAGGATGACTCCTCCAATAGTTTCGCATCGATGTCTCCGCTGGTGTCAACACTGTACCTGCACTCCGCCACCCCAAGCCCTCTCCTGGCGGCTTCCTCGAGGACCGGTTTCACATCGCCTATTATGCCAGGCAGCCAGGTCTTCAGCTTCACATCCTGACTGAAGTAGTCTATGATTATGCACGGTATCTTCCTGTAACCAAGTGCTTTAACAGCTGCCCACCTGTGGTGTCCGTCGACTATCAAGTATTTATCGGTGCCAGGTATAGGTGTCACCACTATGGGCATGTCGACCGCGTTCTCACTACGGATTTTATCCATGAGCTCCCTGAGTCTCGCATCAACAAGCTCTTCATGGTTTACCAGTTTGTCGACTTCTATTAGGACGGGCTCCACATACTTGTATGGTATACTGGTTTTAGGCAGCTTTATTATCACCTTACCGGTGCTACTACTCATAGGCGTGCACCATGCTTCTTAAAGTACTCCACTATTTTCTCAGCTACCTCTATCCCAGCCCGCTCCTGAGCCTCCACCGTGCTCGCACCTATATGGGGTGTTAACACAACGTTCTCCAACCCTAGTAATGGATGACCCTTTGGCAGTGGCTCCTCCTCGAACACATCTAGCCCAGCGCCCGCGATCCAACCCTCCTTGAGTGCTTTGACAAGCGCGTTTGTGTCGACTACTTGCCCCCTAGACGTGTTGATGAGTATAGCCGTCTTCTTCATGAGTCTCAGCTTCTCCTCGTTTATCAGGTGCTGTGTCTGAGGTGTTAACGGCACATGTATTGAGACTACATCGGATTCCCTTAGCAATGTGTCTAAGTCCACGTATCTAGCCCCCACCTCTTTTTCGAGCTGCTCGTTCCTGTAGGGGTCGTAGTAAATGATGTTCATGTTGAAGCCGAACCTGCAGATCCTTGCTACGGTTGACCCTATTCTGCCAGCGCCCACTATCCCCAGGGTTTTTCCATGCAGTTCAACTCCCACGGCGTGTTTTTTAGGCCATTCACCCATCCTCATGCGCCTATCACTGAAGGCTATCTTTCTCGCCACCGAGATCATTAGTCCGACAGCTAGCTCAGCGACACTCATAGTTGATGAAGCAGGTGCATTGATTACCTCTATCCCCCGCTCCCTAGCCGCCTCCACATCTATGTTGTCCAGTCCAACGCCAGCCCTCGCTATGATCCTGAGTGAGTCAGCCGAGTATATTACTCTCCTAGACACCAGCGGCTTACTACGTACTATTAATGCATGGAACCCCTTTATCAGTGAAGCCAGCTCGTCCTCGCCTGGCTCCTCCCTTACAACCACCTCGAACCCGTTGGCCCTCAGTGTCTCCAGTGCTTTCTCATGTATGTGGCTTGCAACCAGCACCCTGTACCCTGTAGGAGTACTCATCCCGCATGCACCTACATGTATAATATTAACGGGTTGAAGAGAATAAAAACCCGTTAACTCATGTTTATGCCGCGGGCTTGAAACCCAGTGATATCAGTACCTCCCTCAGGTTCCTGAATAACGCGTCTATGTCCTCACTAGTTATATACCCCATGTGCCCTATCCTGAAGGTTTCATCCTTTACTTTCCCATACCCCTTTGCTATCTCTATCCCCCTCTTCCTCAGCTCCTCATATATTACGGGACCCTTCACGCCGGGCGGGTTATACACGACGGTTATAGTGGGGCTGTAATAGCCTGGCTCGGCGAAGAGCTTTAACCCCAGCTCCTGGACGCCCCTCCTGATCCTCTCAGCCCTTTCAGCATACATTCCAAGCCACCTCTCTCTTCCACCCATTTTCTCAACTATCCTCAACGCCACGTTCAACCCGGCTATCTGGGGGATCGGTGGAGTGGTAGGCGTCGACCACTGCTTTACAAGGAACTCCCTTATCTCTAGGAGGTCGAAGTACAGGCCCCTCTCAGGGATACTCTTGGCTTTCTCGAACACCTCTTCGCTCACAGCAGCCATCGCTAGGCCTGGTGGGACGCCGAAAGCCTTCTGACTGCTTGCGAAAACAATGTCTATTCCCCAGTCATCTACCCTTATGTCGGCTGCACCCATGGCTGACACAGCGTCCACGAACAGTAGCTTACCGTGCTCCTTAACCACCTTAGCCAGCTCCCTCAACGGGTTTAAGACCCCTGTACTAGTCTCATTGTACGTTATGGTGACCGCTTCAACATCCCTGTTCTTCCTTAACGCGTCATCCAGCTCTTCTGGGAGGACTGGTTTCCCCAGTGGCTTCTCCAGTACGACCGGCACCCTCCCATTCCGTTCAACCGCCTCCCTGTACCTGTTGCCGAACTCTCCTATCACGGTTACCAGCACTTTCCCCTTCGGGGTGACAGCGTTTCTAATACTCGCCTCCATGAAGCCTGTCCCACTAGACGGTATTAGGAGTACCGTCGCCTTCCTGGCGAGAAGGAAGTCAGCAAGCCTCTTCACCGTGTCTCTATGAAGCTCCTGGTACTCCTTGCTTCTGTGACTCAACTGCTGGATCCTCATCGCCTCGAGAACCTCGGGGAAACAGGCTACGGGCCCAGCCGTGAAGAGCTTCATTGGCCTAGGCCACAGGATCTTTTCAACCTCCCTCACAGCATCCATGTAACTGCTCAAGGCTCACACCCCTTGAAGAGTTATTGAACGCCCAGTTAAAATATCTAGCTAATGGAGGACAAGGAATCGGTCCCAGTCGCTCCACCTACATCACAACTCAGTACGTCTCTGCCCGGTCATCCCATGCCGTTTGCCCCTAGATATTCATCCTCATCTATTTATGTTCGATCGTATCTAGGGGCTTCCGCCTCGCCCACAGATCACGCGCTATCACTATGGGGTCATGGGCGGCGGTCGAGCCCAACGGCATGGGGCTCCCATCTACAGGTAACCAGCCCCGAAGGGGCTTGGAGCAGTGCTCCCATCACCCCGTGGGGCCCGCCCCGGCTCACCCCTCACAGCCAGGGCACCCCGGCTAGACTCCACAAGCCTATCTCATTAATCATCATCCAGGGGAAACATGCAGCACCAAGGCTTATAAACGTTTTCACCAGCCATTTAAATGGTAACAGCCCCAGATGGCTACCGCTCCTAATTACCTTTTCCATTTATTCCTGAATGCCGCTCCCACCTCTTCATGCCAGCCTCGCATTCATGTACTTCCACTAGGCCTAGGGCCCATGGATTATTACTCTATCGGTGAGGCCATGGATTGCTCCGGCTTGGAGCAATACTTCACCGCCGAGGCATACAATTCAACACCAGCACCAATAGAGAGGGTTCAAAAAGCATATTAGTGATTGTAGAAGTGGAGGCACTCTGCTACTGAGCTGAGGGAACTCTGGGACCCCTTGGATGACGCTCTCATGGTTTTAAATCGCGGTGGGCATATAGTTAGCGGTGGACTACCAGGTAGTCGCAGTGTTCACCAGTAGTAGTCTGCACCGGGGTGATGCCTGTGGAGGTCTATGTGGAGCTACGTGGCAACCGCTGGATACGTGTCACCGGCAGGTTGAAGCAGGTGGTGGTTTCCAAAGGCAGGAAGAGCCTCAGGTATGTGCTAGTTGGAGAGAGCGTTGGGGAGTTGCCTAAGCTTGATGGCAAGTATGCTCTGAGAATCCCGGCTAGTAAGCTGAACAAGGTTATCCTAAGGCTGATTGAGGAGGGTAAGGGGTACATCATTGTCTTCGAGAAGACAGGCGTAGACGAGTATACTGCTAAGGCAGAATCAATGGAGGCGCTTTCACTCTTGAAGAATATTGTTGAAGACGTATTCAGCAGTGGGAGGAGAACCGCGAGCTCCGAGCCTAGCCGGGAGGCTGAGGAGTCACAGTCCTCTTGACGCTGAGCACTCCTTCGCCCCGCGTCACCTCGATCCTCTCGGCTTCCAGCCTGAAGCCGCATATAGGGCACCTGTAGCTGAAATAAGCCTTCACTGTGCCATCGCTGAGTTTCTCTGACTCCAGAACCAGTATCATCGTGTTACCGTCCCTGGGGCACTTTACCTCCGTGGACATCATTGCTCACCATGCATCCATGTAGATCCTTAGCGGAGCCCTATTTATACTTGCAACATTATAGTTAGCCACCGGTGCACACGATGAGTACGGGAAGCAGGTTGGGGAAACTGCTCAGCCTAATGGAGGAGAAAGGCCTCCAAGACCTGATACTAGTGTCACCCGAGAACATAGAGTACTATACTGGCGTTGAAGCAGTAGCCGATGCCGTCATGATGCTCCATGTGTCCCGGGGAGGAAGCATAAGCCTCTACGTGCCGCTTTTAGAATACTACAGGTACAGGGATTCACTGCCCGGTAGCATAGAGGTTAAGGCCGTCACTAAGACTTTGAAGCCGAGTGATGTAAAGGCCTCTGAGAAGGATTACCCAGATATAGTGAAGGAGATAGCTGGCTCAAGCAACCGGGTGGGCGTGGATAAATCGCACCCCGGCAGTCTTACAGCAGTCTTACAGAGCCTCCCCGCTGAGAGGATAGTGGATGTATCGGAGGATATATGGAGGCATAGAATGATAAAGGATGAGGAAGAGATAGCAGCCGTGAGGAGAGCAGTCGAGATAACCATCAAGGGTATAAGAGTTGTCCAGGATAACGTGGCAGATGGGGTCACCGAGGCTGAACTAGCCGGCGTCTTCGAGGAGAGGGTTCGCAGGGAGGGAGTCGGGAAGTATGCTTTTGAACCAATCATAGCTTTCAAACCCAATAACAGCTACCCCCACACTCTCCCAGGTCGCAGGAGGCTCGGCAAGAGGGATCTAATACTGGTTGACGTAGGTGTGAAACACGGGGGCCGGTGCAGCGACCTCACAAGGATGATCACGTGGGGGAGGCCGAGCCCCGAGGAGAGGAAGAGCTTGGAGGCCGTTGAAGAGGCGCTCTGGGAGTCAATAGACCACATATATCCAGGCGTCAAGGCCGGCGACGTGGCTGAGACAGCTGTTAAAGTGCTTGAGAAACACGGGTTACGTGAGAAATTCATACATGGGCTTGGACACGGCATAGGAGTAGTCGTCCATGAACCACCATACTTGAGGATTGGAAACTCCACCGTGATAGAGCCAGGCATGGTTTTCACTGTTGAACCCGGCGTATACTTCAACGGGGCGTATGGTGTTAGAATGGAGGAAGACGTACTGGTGACTAGGAAGGGGGCTAGAGTACTCTCAGGCCGTCTTAAGCCATTACTGGTTGCCTAGCCTCCACTAAACCACCTGTTTCTCAGCTCCTCCATGAAGGCATCCCTGCTTGAACCTATGGCCAGCCTCCTGAGTATTTTCACGCCGTCGACACGTAGATTGCTCAAGGGGGGATCCACAAGTACCCTTCCTCCTAGTCTTTCCGCAGTTGCCACAGCTAGTGCTACATCGGTGTTTCTCAAGCGCCCGGTTAACGAGATGAAGTAGTCTATTAGCCCTAGAGCAGCTAGCGTTGCCTCTAGTGCAGCCGACCCCATTACCCGCAGCTTGAAGCCACCCGTATGATTCATGAACATATCGCGGAGAATCGAAAGCTCCTCAACGCTGTCGAAGTATATTGAGGCCACCTTGAATCCCGTGTTTTTCCCGGCACGTTGCTCGAACACTCTCCCATTATACAGTACTTTACCGTTGACGTACTCCACCTGTATATCGCTGAAGATGCTTGCAACAACGCCGTATATGGCCTCGTGAAGTAGAGGAGGCGGATCACTGGCCTTATACACTGCTATCGATACGCTTGAGAAAGGTATTTGTGATGCGTAATTAAGGCTTCCATCCAAGGGGTCTAGCAACACTATGTACTCTGCGCGCTCCCTCAGCTTATAGACTCCTTTCTCCTCGCTTATCACCCAGGTGTTGAAGCCTGCTCTACTGAACTCTTCTACAACGTATTCCTCCGCGAGTAAATCTATGCGTCTCGTCACATCGCCTGAGACCCCTTCCCCTACAACGTTGCCGTAGTATGCGTCCCCATAGTGTTCACGTAGAAGCGTTTTTAGCCCAGCAAGAATCCTCCTGGAGGCATCCACTATGCTGCTGTCTACATGCATCCCGAGCACCATGACAGCGTTATTGAGAGTTAGTTTTATTTAGTTGACGCTTTTACTCTATAAAGTAGCGGGGAAGGTGTCATTTTTGACAAGATACTTGAGGACGCATAAGTACTTGAACGAGGCCAGCGAGATATTCAGCGACCCCCTTAACCTCGCAATGCTCGTGAGGAAAGTCACCATTATAGAGCCTGAAAGAGAGGCTGGATGCGGGGAAGCCTTCTCGCTACTGGTTGAGACAAGTAGACGTGTCCTCTCCGAAAGGAAGAGCGTTGTTTACTCCATTCTAAGATATGATAGAAAGAGGAAGTCCCTGAGGCTCATACTCGCAGGCGACCTGGTTCTAGCACTCCTAGGGGAGTCGCCCGGGGTCCTCGTTAAGGGTGATGAAGCCTATAGGTTGCTTCTTGAGGCATCATCAGCCCCGGGAGCGTTATGCAGTATAGTTGTAGGTGAGGTGAACCCGGATGCCCTCCCACAACAGCTTAAATCCATCCTAGAGGACGCACTGAGAACGAGAATAGTGTTTCCAGATGCATGGGTTAACAGGGTGATCCATGGTTTCAAGGCATCTAGTGTGCTACCAGGGGATGAATATTCATTCAGGCTTGACGCACTGGACCCCGCAGGTATGCGTTACCTGATTACAGTGCCTAGATGGGATCAGCCGAACAGCGGAATGCTACTACTAAACGCTGCAGACGCCCTGGGCTTCCAGCTCCTAGCACAGGAGTCCCTTCGGAGGCCACAACTCGGGGAAGTTGACGCCGAGACATTGAAGAGGCTTGCATTCTTCACTAGATACATGGCCCCCTGTAGGGGCATCATAGCTGAATACGGTGGAATGGATGAGCAGAAATACCTCGATACTCCGCCATGCATCATCGAGGCCTACGAGGGTGGTGTAAGCCTCTATGAGAGGTTGAAGAGCGGCGGGCTCGATGCGAATGATTCCCTGCTTATCCTCCACAGGTTCTCAGGGCTAGCGGCAGTCATGGGTTTACTTGGCTACGGGTTGAACACGCTGAGACCCAGCGACATATGGCTCGTGGAGGACAAGAGCGAGCCCACGGGGCACAGGTTCCTGCTGACGGGCTGCAGCAATGTGCAAAGGCTTGACTCACCTTACAGGGGACTATACAGGGGGCTGGAGACCATTGACCCCTTAACCCTGGTGACCGGGCGACTCACATGGATGAGCAGCATGTTTACGGCGTCATCCACAGCGTTACTGGTGTTGCTGGGTAAGCCGGTCACACCATACCTACAGTTAAACCTGGCTATCCTGCAGACGCTCCACGGGGTGAAAGCACAGTTACCCGGGGAACCAGGCCTCGAAGAATATGTGAAGAATGCAAGAGGGATCCTCGAACAGTTGCTGAAAGGAGAGATTGATCACCGGGAAGCCCTCCGCAGCCTCGACAAACTGGTTGAAGAAGAGTTCAGCAGGATTATTGAGCTGTTGAAGAATAAGATTGGGGCGAAGACCTCAGAGTATTTAGCAAGGACGCTGAGCCTCAACCCGGATAGACGCTATGGCTCCCCTATTGAGGCCTTCAAAGCCCTGGAGGAGGCATTGCTGGAGGATGGGTATTCGGGAATACTTGCGTTGAAAACATAGAAGCATCGCCGAGGATAAGGGTGGAGTAGGAGCCGCCGCCGGGATTCGAACCCGGGTCCTCTGCCTTACCAGGGCAGCGCTCCACCAGGCTGAGCTACGGCGGCAGGCTTGGCTTAATGTATGGGGGGCTGGGATTATATTTTTTTATTTCGCCGAGGAATACGCGAACCCATCGCTCCACGCAATTAAGCTCCCCCCATGTCTCCGACTCATTGATAAAGCCTTATAACCCCTCATACACCATTAATTAGATGCAGCGGGGCTCCATAGCGGGGTAGGGCAGCCAGGTAGCCCGCGGGGCTCATAACCCCGAGGTCGGTGGTTCAAATCCACCCCCCGCTACTTCCTTTTCCTCGGCCTTTTCCTGCATACTACAAGCATTAGCACTGATAGAACCGATGCCTCCACCGCGATCACCCATGCTATGTATCTACCGAGATCCAGTGCTAGACGCCCATCGGTGAGCGTGAAGACAAAGGGGCCTAATGAAACCTCCTGCAGAGTGAACACAGGTATCCCAATCCCGCTTATGCTCAGGTTTACAGTGGAGCCGGGAGGTAGCTGCTTCTCGATCCTGCTGGCTAGGCCGTCTACTCCGTGAACCTCTATGGTGC
Coding sequences within it:
- a CDS encoding glycosyltransferase encodes the protein MSAKDREILFIANPFGSGGGGSYRAQRGLLYFARKGLRTYFIVPWASIPDLIALESSVKGVSNLMRNGVHPLAASYLPSIVNRKYLLLTALSPLLHRVSTGIRFFSDKHLKPLIVVSYHEGFDAISLALRFSTMYGTPVGVFLQLPPFYERRRWIHILHSHKLFYKYLYRELYPSLFSLSKTALELCMKENKRYIEEVVKRKGCILAVSKSIPMDMGGAGYVSYLDPGVSLDPEDEALIKSIRDTVKERKGIVVFGGRPIPSKGLIEGILAFSKLVRELSDLKLVFTGYIGRQNKARVLAFAEKLGIREKVLFTGYISRKERLRLVRRAMLMLYPSHEDSYSYAVLEATLLGTPVAGYGIPALQTYFGGLDNVRLAPEGDLEGLVQDAMDLIEGRAWRDEADLHVKEWDEILEEELGFWLKCSGEYG
- a CDS encoding glycosyltransferase; protein product: MTKRVKAVVGPFTTIVGGAELVKAEASRVLCNMGYSVVLAGLTHVELRHLPVDVSATGCMEFNYLLPWFPQALGLYQVHLASKAVEKAIRLHRPCLVFIDSEGSRVIDGLKERMGFKLVKYIHFPHSLYLATRNCSRTGSRVLSLYCRDALSYSRKYFSSMFWRTYWATYLKVLESTLPENPFQHADLVMVNSEYTRDLLRELYGVKARVVYPPVHIEDLLECGRKGFNERDNSIVMVGRISSEKRHDDVIKAVGMLDDKPVVRVIGALTRGNLGYLAYLRKLASKHNVRLEVYFNAPRRTLAETLCSSKALVHAAIGEHFGIAVVEAMAAGAPVIVNRESGSYRDILGGGYYGLGYSSIEELSESIYLILHDSSLWTKYHELSRHRSISYDSRVFDELFSKEIHGLGGGSTYVGEGS
- a CDS encoding DUF5603 domain-containing protein encodes the protein MSSSTGKVIIKLPKTSIPYKYVEPVLIEVDKLVNHEELVDARLRELMDKIRSENAVDMPIVVTPIPGTDKYLIVDGHHRWAAVKALGYRKIPCIIIDYFSQDVKLKTWLPGIIGDVKPVLEEAARRGLGVAECRYSVDTSGDIDAKLLEESSFIVLGRDLCRAISGGVEGQKIVSQVLNELNMKGLFTLVYYGELSEALEDLKSGWLHYLFIRKSLTKEDVMRYVRNGGVYAPKTTRHILPFYPAKTYTPLDALR
- a CDS encoding D-2-hydroxyacid dehydrogenase — protein: MSTPTGYRVLVASHIHEKALETLRANGFEVVVREEPGEDELASLIKGFHALIVRSKPLVSRRVIYSADSLRIIARAGVGLDNIDVEAARERGIEVINAPASSTMSVAELAVGLMISVARKIAFSDRRMRMGEWPKKHAVGVELHGKTLGIVGAGRIGSTVARICRFGFNMNIIYYDPYRNEQLEKEVGARYVDLDTLLRESDVVSIHVPLTPQTQHLINEEKLRLMKKTAILINTSRGQVVDTNALVKALKEGWIAGAGLDVFEEEPLPKGHPLLGLENVVLTPHIGASTVEAQERAGIEVAEKIVEYFKKHGARL
- a CDS encoding pyridoxal-phosphate-dependent aminotransferase family protein, with protein sequence MSSYMDAVREVEKILWPRPMKLFTAGPVACFPEVLEAMRIQQLSHRSKEYQELHRDTVKRLADFLLARKATVLLIPSSGTGFMEASIRNAVTPKGKVLVTVIGEFGNRYREAVERNGRVPVVLEKPLGKPVLPEELDDALRKNRDVEAVTITYNETSTGVLNPLRELAKVVKEHGKLLFVDAVSAMGAADIRVDDWGIDIVFASSQKAFGVPPGLAMAAVSEEVFEKAKSIPERGLYFDLLEIREFLVKQWSTPTTPPIPQIAGLNVALRIVEKMGGRERWLGMYAERAERIRRGVQELGLKLFAEPGYYSPTITVVYNPPGVKGPVIYEELRKRGIEIAKGYGKVKDETFRIGHMGYITSEDIDALFRNLREVLISLGFKPAA
- a CDS encoding M24 family metallopeptidase, giving the protein MSTGSRLGKLLSLMEEKGLQDLILVSPENIEYYTGVEAVADAVMMLHVSRGGSISLYVPLLEYYRYRDSLPGSIEVKAVTKTLKPSDVKASEKDYPDIVKEIAGSSNRVGVDKSHPGSLTAVLQSLPAERIVDVSEDIWRHRMIKDEEEIAAVRRAVEITIKGIRVVQDNVADGVTEAELAGVFEERVRREGVGKYAFEPIIAFKPNNSYPHTLPGRRRLGKRDLILVDVGVKHGGRCSDLTRMITWGRPSPEERKSLEAVEEALWESIDHIYPGVKAGDVAETAVKVLEKHGLREKFIHGLGHGIGVVVHEPPYLRIGNSTVIEPGMVFTVEPGVYFNGAYGVRMEEDVLVTRKGARVLSGRLKPLLVA
- a CDS encoding inositol monophosphatase family protein, whose amino-acid sequence is MHVDSSIVDASRRILAGLKTLLREHYGDAYYGNVVGEGVSGDVTRRIDLLAEEYVVEEFSRAGFNTWVISEEKGVYKLRERAEYIVLLDPLDGSLNYASQIPFSSVSIAVYKASDPPPLLHEAIYGVVASIFSDIQVEYVNGKVLYNGRVFEQRAGKNTGFKVASIYFDSVEELSILRDMFMNHTGGFKLRVMGSAALEATLAALGLIDYFISLTGRLRNTDVALAVATAERLGGRVLVDPPLSNLRVDGVKILRRLAIGSSRDAFMEELRNRWFSGG
- a CDS encoding protein kinase → MSFLTRYLRTHKYLNEASEIFSDPLNLAMLVRKVTIIEPEREAGCGEAFSLLVETSRRVLSERKSVVYSILRYDRKRKSLRLILAGDLVLALLGESPGVLVKGDEAYRLLLEASSAPGALCSIVVGEVNPDALPQQLKSILEDALRTRIVFPDAWVNRVIHGFKASSVLPGDEYSFRLDALDPAGMRYLITVPRWDQPNSGMLLLNAADALGFQLLAQESLRRPQLGEVDAETLKRLAFFTRYMAPCRGIIAEYGGMDEQKYLDTPPCIIEAYEGGVSLYERLKSGGLDANDSLLILHRFSGLAAVMGLLGYGLNTLRPSDIWLVEDKSEPTGHRFLLTGCSNVQRLDSPYRGLYRGLETIDPLTLVTGRLTWMSSMFTASSTALLVLLGKPVTPYLQLNLAILQTLHGVKAQLPGEPGLEEYVKNARGILEQLLKGEIDHREALRSLDKLVEEEFSRIIELLKNKIGAKTSEYLARTLSLNPDRRYGSPIEAFKALEEALLEDGYSGILALKT